In one window of Cupriavidus necator N-1 DNA:
- a CDS encoding glutathione S-transferase family protein codes for MSKTTLTISSKTYSSWSLRGWLLARFAGLEFEEVVVPPDDAAARAEILLLSPSILVPCLRHHGVTVWDTLAIAEYLNEIHPKAGLLPEDRAARAHCRAICGEMHSGFAAMRSALPMNLKGHFPGMKVWSRAQADIDRITAIWTECLTRYGGPYLFGTRTMADAMYAPVVTRFVTYGVMLDPVPVAYCKQILSMPELQEWIAAAREEPDEISELDVEF; via the coding sequence ATGTCCAAGACCACACTCACCATCAGCAGCAAGACCTATTCCTCATGGTCGCTGCGCGGCTGGCTGCTGGCGCGCTTTGCCGGCCTGGAATTCGAAGAAGTGGTGGTGCCGCCGGACGATGCCGCGGCGCGTGCGGAAATCCTGCTGCTGTCCCCGTCGATCCTGGTGCCGTGCCTGCGCCACCACGGCGTCACGGTGTGGGACACGCTGGCGATCGCCGAATACCTGAACGAAATCCACCCCAAGGCCGGCCTGCTGCCGGAAGACCGCGCCGCGCGTGCCCACTGCCGCGCCATCTGCGGCGAGATGCATTCCGGGTTTGCCGCGATGCGTTCGGCGCTGCCGATGAACCTGAAGGGGCATTTCCCCGGGATGAAGGTGTGGTCGCGTGCGCAGGCGGACATCGACCGCATCACGGCGATCTGGACCGAATGCCTGACGCGCTATGGCGGGCCTTACCTGTTCGGCACGCGCACCATGGCCGACGCCATGTACGCGCCGGTGGTGACGCGCTTTGTCACCTATGGCGTGATGCTCGATCCCGTGCCGGTTGCCTACTGCAAGCAGATCCTGTCGATGCCGGAACTTCAGGAGTGGATCGCGGCGGCGCGCGAGGAACCCGACGAAATCAGCGAACTCGATGTGGAGTTCTGA
- a CDS encoding aldose epimerase family protein, which yields MPLLPTQDFQGQPLVRVGDADTFLLLAPQHGGRLVRWVHRGQDILYWPDAADWSRPAKVRGGNPLLFPFIGRHFANGNPGQWRDGQGTVHTLAQHGFARDLPFDVSAIDAQGAITMTLRDSDATRAGYPFTFAFDAIYRLLPDGLEVTLRTTNTGTQRLPCYPGHHFYFALPHAQRAAASLALPGTDRMRQLPDGRPGPAEPGETTYRLDDPRLQDTFHVFRDSPSATLAMPDRRVTFELDLAGSAPWHAVTTWSENETSDFYCVEPWAGLPDAIHHGQGLRWIAPGQTESAVCRLRVAG from the coding sequence ATGCCATTGCTTCCGACACAAGACTTCCAGGGCCAGCCACTGGTCCGGGTCGGCGATGCCGACACGTTCCTGCTGCTCGCCCCGCAACACGGCGGCCGGCTGGTCCGCTGGGTGCACCGCGGACAGGACATCCTCTACTGGCCGGACGCCGCCGACTGGTCCCGCCCGGCCAAGGTCCGCGGCGGCAACCCGCTGCTGTTTCCGTTTATCGGTCGGCATTTTGCCAATGGCAATCCCGGGCAGTGGCGCGACGGACAAGGGACGGTGCACACGCTGGCGCAGCACGGCTTTGCGCGCGACCTGCCCTTCGACGTGAGCGCCATCGACGCACAAGGCGCGATCACGATGACGCTGCGCGACAGCGATGCAACGCGCGCCGGCTACCCCTTTACATTCGCCTTCGACGCCATCTACCGCTTGCTGCCCGACGGCCTCGAGGTCACACTGCGCACCACCAATACCGGCACGCAGCGCCTGCCCTGCTATCCCGGCCACCATTTCTATTTCGCGCTGCCGCACGCGCAACGTGCCGCCGCGTCGCTGGCATTACCGGGCACGGACCGCATGCGCCAGCTACCCGATGGCAGACCCGGGCCCGCAGAGCCAGGCGAGACGACGTACCGGCTGGACGATCCACGCCTGCAGGACACGTTCCACGTCTTCCGCGACAGCCCGTCCGCCACGCTGGCGATGCCAGACCGCCGCGTCACGTTCGAACTCGACCTCGCCGGCAGCGCGCCATGGCATGCCGTGACGACCTGGTCCGAAAACGAAACCTCTGACTTCTATTGCGTGGAACCGTGGGCAGGCCTGCCCGACGCGATCCACCACGGCCAGGGGCTGCGCTGGATCGCGCCGGGGCAAACGGAAAGCGCGGTATGCCGGCTGCGGGTGGCTGGCTGA
- a CDS encoding polyhydroxyalkanoate depolymerase: MLYHAYQIYADMILPACTLAELAAATLAANPRSGGFDAVPRLRAACELIALVRLTHHRPAFGIDHATVGGQPVPVTEEVVARTPFCSLLHFRRHGIVGQPRVLLVAPMSGHFATLLRGTVQTMLADHDVYLTDWHNPRDIPLLAGRFGFDEFVQHLIGFLQTLGGGTHLVAICQPTVAALAAAALMAEDEDPAQPPSLTLMAGPIDARVNPTKVNVLAMSQSLEWFERTLIGMVPLRFAGAMRRVYPGHVQLLAFMSMNPERHEQALRELYALRERGEHDKADAIRDFYIEYFATMDLTAEFYLETVSLVFQRFLLAQGLLDVSGRRVCTRAIHRTALLTVEGERDDICAIGQTVAAQDLCTSLSPYMRMHHVQTGVGHYGVFNGRRWETQVYPLVRNIIYTSS, translated from the coding sequence ATGCTGTACCACGCTTACCAGATCTACGCGGACATGATACTGCCGGCCTGCACGCTGGCGGAGTTGGCTGCCGCGACGCTGGCGGCAAATCCCAGGTCCGGCGGTTTCGATGCGGTGCCCCGCCTGCGCGCCGCCTGCGAGCTCATCGCGCTGGTGCGGCTCACACACCACCGGCCGGCCTTCGGCATCGACCACGCCACCGTCGGCGGACAGCCGGTGCCGGTCACCGAGGAAGTCGTCGCGCGCACGCCGTTCTGCTCGCTGCTGCACTTCCGCCGCCACGGCATCGTCGGCCAGCCGCGCGTGCTGCTGGTGGCGCCGATGTCCGGCCACTTCGCCACGCTGCTGCGCGGCACGGTCCAGACCATGCTGGCCGACCACGACGTCTATCTCACTGACTGGCACAACCCCCGCGACATTCCGCTGCTGGCCGGGCGCTTCGGCTTCGATGAATTCGTGCAGCACCTGATCGGCTTCCTGCAGACGCTGGGCGGCGGCACGCATCTGGTGGCGATTTGCCAGCCAACCGTGGCAGCGCTGGCGGCGGCCGCACTCATGGCCGAGGACGAAGACCCTGCCCAGCCGCCCAGCCTGACGCTGATGGCCGGCCCCATCGACGCGCGCGTCAATCCGACCAAGGTCAACGTGCTGGCCATGAGCCAATCCCTCGAATGGTTTGAGCGCACCTTGATTGGCATGGTGCCGCTGCGCTTTGCCGGCGCGATGCGGCGCGTCTACCCGGGCCACGTGCAGCTGCTGGCCTTCATGAGCATGAACCCGGAGCGGCACGAACAGGCGCTGCGCGAGCTTTACGCCCTGCGCGAGCGCGGCGAGCACGACAAGGCCGACGCCATCCGCGACTTCTACATCGAGTACTTCGCCACCATGGACCTGACCGCGGAGTTCTACCTGGAAACCGTCAGCCTGGTATTCCAGCGCTTCCTGCTGGCCCAGGGCCTGCTTGACGTGAGCGGTCGCCGTGTGTGCACGCGCGCCATCCACCGCACCGCCCTGCTGACCGTGGAGGGCGAGCGCGACGATATCTGCGCCATCGGCCAGACCGTGGCGGCGCAAGACCTGTGCACCAGCCTGAGCCCCTACATGCGCATGCATCATGTGCAGACCGGAGTCGGGCACTATGGCGTGTTCAACGGCAGGCGATGGGAGACGCAGGTGTACCCGCTGGTGCGCAACATCATCTACACCAGCAGCTAG
- a CDS encoding DUF5594 family protein gives MTTDFFARFEAECVPRIAAAIGQHDRRFQLHSLPAEAPGRPPRLRVTGEGPPDLRRHPYALDITLAWDGLEVQRLFAGGGEVRLAGYLAALPAKLRAWQEPRGIDFRSLSQADPAILIGGLEFEH, from the coding sequence TTGACCACCGATTTCTTCGCCCGCTTTGAAGCGGAATGCGTGCCGCGCATCGCCGCCGCGATTGGTCAGCATGACCGGCGCTTCCAACTCCACTCCCTGCCCGCCGAGGCCCCCGGCCGGCCGCCGCGCCTGCGCGTGACCGGGGAGGGTCCGCCGGACCTGCGGCGCCACCCTTATGCGCTGGATATCACGCTGGCGTGGGATGGGCTGGAGGTGCAGCGCTTGTTCGCGGGGGGTGGCGAGGTGCGCCTTGCCGGTTACCTGGCGGCGTTGCCGGCCAAACTGCGCGCCTGGCAGGAACCGCGCGGGATCGACTTCCGCTCGCTATCGCAGGCTGACCCGGCGATCCTGATCGGCGGGCTGGAATTCGAGCACTGA